A genomic segment from Chitinophaga niabensis encodes:
- a CDS encoding tyrosine-protein phosphatase: MRSDLLLHDMHSHLLPALDDGAKHIEDSLSLIRQLSALGYKKLITTPHVISGLYYNSADTIFPALEVLRAAVEKEGIPIELDAAAEYMMDDYFETLLADKTPLLTINGKYVLVEFSYVAHPPNYRTIFFDLKMAGYEPILAHPERYMYLHQQFEVYRELFETGILLQVNLLSLMGYYGSRVQKVAMQLLEEGLVHFIGSDVHHQKHIDTISGFEMNRSLEKLFDKGLLRNEQL; this comes from the coding sequence ATGCGTTCTGATCTGTTACTGCACGACATGCATTCGCACCTGTTACCCGCGCTGGACGATGGGGCAAAGCATATAGAAGACTCGCTGTCGCTGATCCGTCAGCTCTCGGCATTGGGCTATAAGAAGCTGATCACCACACCACACGTGATCTCCGGCCTCTATTACAACAGCGCGGATACTATTTTCCCCGCACTGGAAGTATTGAGGGCGGCGGTAGAAAAAGAAGGCATTCCCATAGAACTGGATGCTGCCGCAGAATACATGATGGATGATTATTTTGAAACTTTGCTGGCAGACAAAACGCCGCTGCTCACCATCAACGGAAAATATGTGCTCGTGGAATTTTCCTATGTAGCGCATCCTCCCAATTACAGGACCATCTTCTTTGATCTTAAGATGGCAGGGTATGAACCCATCCTGGCGCATCCGGAAAGGTATATGTACCTCCATCAGCAGTTTGAAGTATACCGGGAACTATTTGAAACAGGCATCCTTTTGCAGGTGAACCTTTTATCTTTGATGGGATATTACGGGAGCCGCGTGCAGAAGGTGGCCATGCAGTTACTGGAAGAAGGATTGGTGCATTTTATTGGTTCAGATGTACATCATCAGAAACATATTGACACCATTTCAGGATTTGAAATGAACCGTTCGCTGGAAAAATTGTTTGATAAGGGATTGCTCAGAAATGAACAATTATGA
- a CDS encoding undecaprenyl-phosphate glucose phosphotransferase: MLNRYLKIFLIQIIVVDFVFLNAIFFIAGFNWRQYDLLEHTGADAFLLVSNIAWAVALYTTGIYAVSQQLSYEKMARKTIQGLLLYFLVLLSFLFLYGHLYSRFFVIMYCLLFVAAVVISRLIFYWVTNSILKSKEIERKMVILGYNDLSKKLADNLLAEKSNLKFEGYFEEYSKVQELSYYPVIGGLKDCVPYAKSNNIREIYSTLSPEQFPYLYTLAYEAEQHFIHFRFVPDFKMFVNRQIYVDYFHNMPIISLRSEPLDDIANRIRKRIFDLVFSSIVVIFILSWLIPLLALLIRLESKGPVFFIQHRTGRNNKTFRCLKLRSMYVNKEANAKQATRNDSRFTRVGRILRKTNLDEMPQFLNVLLGDMSIIGPRPHMLKHTEEYSRIIQQYMIRHFLKPGISGWAQVNGFRGEITEDLQLRRRVEYDIWYMENWSVYLDLRIIFLTVANTIRGEKNAF, translated from the coding sequence ATGCTTAACCGGTATTTAAAAATATTTCTGATCCAGATCATCGTGGTGGACTTCGTCTTCCTGAATGCCATCTTTTTTATTGCAGGCTTCAACTGGCGGCAGTATGATCTGCTGGAACATACCGGGGCCGATGCTTTTTTGCTGGTCTCTAACATCGCCTGGGCGGTTGCCTTATACACTACGGGTATCTATGCCGTAAGCCAGCAACTGTCCTACGAAAAAATGGCCAGGAAAACTATCCAGGGATTGCTGCTGTACTTCCTGGTACTGCTTTCCTTCCTCTTTTTATACGGGCATTTATATTCCCGCTTTTTTGTGATCATGTACTGCCTGCTGTTTGTAGCAGCGGTAGTGATCAGCCGCCTGATATTTTACTGGGTCACTAATTCCATTCTTAAGAGCAAGGAAATAGAGCGGAAGATGGTGATCCTCGGCTACAACGATCTCTCCAAGAAACTGGCAGATAATTTACTGGCAGAAAAAAGTAACCTGAAGTTTGAAGGGTATTTTGAAGAATACAGCAAAGTACAGGAACTCTCCTACTACCCGGTGATAGGAGGCCTGAAGGATTGTGTGCCTTATGCAAAATCCAATAACATCCGCGAGATCTATTCCACTTTATCGCCGGAACAGTTCCCATACCTGTATACGCTGGCGTATGAAGCAGAACAGCATTTTATTCACTTCCGCTTTGTGCCTGATTTCAAGATGTTCGTGAACCGGCAGATCTACGTGGATTACTTCCATAACATGCCCATCATCTCTTTGCGCTCAGAGCCATTGGATGATATTGCGAACCGCATCCGCAAACGCATCTTCGACCTGGTGTTCAGCTCCATTGTGGTGATATTCATCCTGAGCTGGCTGATCCCCCTGCTGGCATTGCTGATCCGCCTGGAATCCAAAGGCCCTGTGTTCTTTATCCAGCACCGCACCGGCAGGAACAACAAAACATTCCGCTGCCTGAAGTTGCGGAGCATGTACGTGAATAAAGAAGCCAATGCCAAACAGGCTACGCGTAACGACAGTCGTTTTACCCGCGTAGGCCGCATCCTCCGGAAAACCAACCTGGATGAGATGCCGCAATTCCTGAATGTACTTTTGGGTGATATGTCTATTATCGGCCCAAGGCCACATATGCTGAAACATACAGAAGAATATTCCCGCATCATTCAGCAATACATGATCCGCCACTTCCTGAAACCGGGCATCAGCGGATGGGCACAGGTAAATGGCTTCCGTGGCGAGATCACAGAAGACCTGCAATTGCGCAGGCGCGTGGAATACGACATCTGGTATATGGAGAACTGGTCTGTTTACCTGGACCTGCGTATCATATTTTTAACCGTAGCGAATACGATAAGAGGAGAGAAAAATGCGTTCTGA
- a CDS encoding WcaI family glycosyltransferase, with protein sequence MSKRLLLIGGNFAPEPTGIGKYNGEMINWLVDNGYECTVITSYPYYPQWAVQQPYQKVKSWYKKEILRDGKLKVYRCPQYVPAKPSGKKRILLDLSFCLSAFFKLLQLIPGKKYDVVIAVVPSFQLGLLAVLYKKLRGAKFLYHIQDMQIEAARDLQMIRSKRAISMLLGVERYILKQADIVSSISDGMMQKIGEKAEKEIFFFPNWVDTALFHPLEDKTALKLEYGFSATDKVLLYSGAIGEKQGLESILYAAQAMQDRKDLQFLICGSGPYKEQLQQQAQKMGLQRVTFLPLQSFETFNRFLNMADVHLVIQKASASDLVMPSKLTTILAVGGMALITANPGSGLHTLVQQHRIGLVVNAEDQEALNEGIRMAVGEEAREVTQQARAYAAEHLSIGRVMRRFEEYVVQRNY encoded by the coding sequence ATGAGTAAACGGTTATTACTGATAGGCGGAAATTTTGCACCGGAGCCAACAGGCATTGGTAAATACAATGGCGAAATGATCAACTGGCTCGTGGATAACGGTTATGAATGTACGGTGATCACTTCTTATCCTTATTACCCGCAATGGGCAGTACAGCAACCTTACCAAAAGGTAAAGTCCTGGTATAAGAAGGAGATTTTGCGGGATGGTAAGCTGAAGGTATACCGCTGCCCGCAATATGTTCCCGCTAAACCATCGGGTAAAAAACGTATCCTGCTGGACCTTTCCTTTTGCCTTTCCGCTTTTTTCAAGTTACTGCAATTGATCCCCGGTAAAAAATATGATGTGGTGATCGCGGTAGTACCTTCTTTTCAATTAGGCCTGCTGGCAGTACTCTATAAAAAGCTCCGCGGAGCTAAATTCCTCTATCATATACAGGACATGCAGATAGAAGCAGCGAGGGATTTGCAGATGATCCGTTCCAAACGCGCTATCAGCATGCTGCTGGGTGTGGAAAGATACATCCTGAAACAGGCGGACATTGTAAGCAGTATTTCAGATGGCATGATGCAGAAGATAGGAGAGAAGGCGGAAAAGGAGATCTTCTTTTTTCCTAACTGGGTTGATACGGCATTGTTCCATCCCCTGGAAGATAAAACAGCCCTGAAGCTGGAATATGGCTTCTCTGCTACAGATAAGGTGTTATTGTATTCTGGTGCTATAGGAGAGAAACAGGGCCTGGAATCTATCCTGTATGCTGCACAGGCTATGCAGGACAGGAAGGACCTGCAATTCCTGATCTGCGGCTCGGGGCCTTATAAAGAGCAGTTACAGCAACAGGCACAAAAGATGGGATTACAAAGGGTAACCTTTTTGCCCCTGCAGTCATTTGAAACCTTCAACCGTTTTCTGAACATGGCCGATGTACACCTGGTGATACAAAAAGCCAGTGCCAGCGACCTGGTGATGCCTTCCAAACTCACCACTATCCTGGCAGTAGGCGGCATGGCCCTGATCACGGCCAACCCCGGGTCCGGCCTGCACACGTTGGTGCAGCAGCACAGGATTGGCCTGGTAGTGAATGCGGAAGACCAGGAGGCATTGAATGAAGGCATCCGTATGGCAGTGGGAGAGGAAGCCCGGGAGGTTACACAACAGGCACGTGCTTATGCAGCAGAGCACCTGTCTATAGGAAGGGTGATGCGCAGGTTTGAAGAATATGTTGTTCAACGCAATTATTAA
- a CDS encoding WcaF family extracellular polysaccharide biosynthesis acetyltransferase: protein MRTDLSTFNVGNYKAGPGWKVFTWYFVNYYIFNSALPWPYSFKRKLLQLFGAKVGKGLVIKTKVRIKNPWRLEIGDHCWIGESVWIDNLEDVTIGDHVCLSQGVLLLTGNHDYTLPDFPYRLGKIKIEDGAWIGAESVVCPGVTCSSHAILTVNSVATKNMEAWQIYSGNPASFVRKRNMK from the coding sequence ATGAGAACAGACCTGTCAACATTCAACGTAGGCAATTATAAAGCAGGGCCGGGCTGGAAAGTATTCACCTGGTACTTTGTGAACTATTACATTTTTAACAGCGCACTGCCATGGCCTTATAGCTTTAAAAGAAAGCTCTTGCAGCTCTTCGGTGCCAAAGTGGGAAAGGGCCTTGTGATCAAAACAAAAGTACGGATCAAGAACCCCTGGCGCCTGGAGATCGGGGACCATTGCTGGATAGGAGAATCTGTATGGATAGATAACCTGGAAGATGTAACCATCGGAGATCATGTATGCCTTTCTCAGGGCGTGTTATTGCTCACCGGTAATCATGATTATACTTTGCCTGATTTTCCATACCGCCTGGGTAAGATAAAGATTGAAGATGGTGCCTGGATAGGTGCAGAATCTGTTGTATGCCCCGGCGTTACCTGCAGCTCTCATGCTATCCTTACGGTGAATTCCGTAGCCACAAAAAATATGGAAGCATGGCAGATCTATTCAGGAAATCCTGCATCCTTTGTTCGTAAACGTAATATGAAATGA
- a CDS encoding glycosyltransferase family 2 protein, translating to MKIAVVILTYNESKHIGRCLDSMKQVSDDIYIIDAFSTDDTVAIAERYGAKVFTRKWLNYADQFQWALENCRITTPWVMRMDADEYLEPALIKEIQTAVIPDNITGIYIRRKVLFKDKWIRYGGFYPHTLLRIWRNAQGSIEQRWMDEHIVLSGGDTMLFKEHIVDHNLNSIHWWVNKHNNYAIREMVDLLNIKYRFLETDERLITSESSQAKRKRFLKEKVYATLSPGARASMYFFFRYFLRFGFMDGYKGFIFHFMQGYWYRLLVDVNMKEFEDKLNGDTSKEKLKALLRSDYNISL from the coding sequence ATGAAGATCGCAGTCGTTATCCTTACTTATAATGAATCCAAACACATTGGCCGCTGCCTGGACAGTATGAAGCAGGTATCTGATGATATCTATATCATAGACGCTTTTTCTACAGACGATACGGTAGCCATCGCAGAACGGTACGGCGCAAAAGTATTCACCCGTAAATGGCTGAACTATGCGGACCAGTTCCAGTGGGCATTGGAGAACTGCCGTATCACTACCCCCTGGGTAATGCGGATGGATGCAGATGAATACCTGGAACCGGCATTGATCAAAGAAATTCAAACAGCCGTTATCCCGGATAACATAACCGGTATCTACATCCGCAGGAAAGTGCTGTTCAAAGATAAATGGATCCGTTACGGCGGTTTCTATCCGCATACCTTACTGCGTATCTGGCGCAATGCACAGGGTAGTATAGAACAACGCTGGATGGATGAACATATTGTGTTATCAGGCGGCGATACCATGTTATTCAAAGAACATATTGTAGACCACAACCTGAACTCTATTCACTGGTGGGTGAACAAACATAATAACTACGCCATCCGGGAGATGGTAGACCTCCTGAACATAAAATACCGTTTCCTGGAAACAGACGAACGGCTGATCACCAGCGAAAGTTCCCAGGCTAAACGAAAACGCTTTCTCAAAGAAAAGGTATATGCCACGCTTTCCCCCGGTGCGAGGGCTTCCATGTATTTCTTTTTCCGCTACTTCCTGCGTTTTGGATTCATGGATGGATATAAGGGCTTTATTTTCCACTTCATGCAGGGATACTGGTACCGTTTGCTGGTGGATGTGAACATGAAAGAGTTTGAGGATAAACTGAACGGGGATACCAGTAAAGAGAAGCTAAAAGCATTACTAAGATCTGATTATAATATTTCTCTCTAA
- a CDS encoding XrtY-associated glycosyltransferase XYAG1 yields the protein MKILFIVPSYKPAYVYGGPIVTIARLAERLVVLGHEVTVYTTTANGKTELDVPLHEPVLMEGVKVQYFKRITKDHTHISPALWRKTWTTVKKFDAVHIHSWWNFLVMGAALICTMRGVKPVLSPHGMMCDYVFNSRNQLKKRIMHKLFGKYLLSKTHLHVSSPMEWKECLQVNEKWKGDLIFNLVDLPAGNFLRKENNHFTISFLSRIDPKKGLDILLHALSKVPFSYKLQIAGSGEETYLRELSRIVADLEMEDKVEWAGWKNNEDKFTFLAESDLFALTSHNENFALVVVESLAVGTPVLLSEHVGLSKYVDENRLGWITGIDDVEEVRSQLTAAYSNWEERRRIRKDAGAIIYHDFNETKLATDYVTMYKQLS from the coding sequence ATGAAGATTCTTTTTATAGTTCCCTCTTATAAACCAGCCTACGTATATGGTGGCCCTATTGTGACCATTGCACGGTTAGCAGAACGGCTGGTGGTATTAGGGCATGAGGTGACGGTGTATACCACTACGGCAAATGGTAAAACAGAGCTGGATGTGCCCTTGCATGAACCTGTTTTAATGGAGGGTGTGAAAGTGCAGTATTTTAAAAGGATCACAAAAGATCATACACATATCTCCCCGGCACTCTGGCGTAAAACCTGGACTACCGTTAAAAAGTTTGATGCTGTGCATATTCACTCCTGGTGGAACTTCCTGGTAATGGGCGCTGCCCTGATCTGTACCATGAGAGGAGTGAAGCCGGTACTGAGCCCGCATGGCATGATGTGCGATTATGTTTTCAACAGCAGGAACCAGCTGAAGAAAAGGATCATGCACAAACTGTTTGGAAAATACCTGCTCTCTAAAACCCACCTGCATGTTTCATCTCCCATGGAATGGAAGGAATGTTTGCAGGTGAATGAAAAATGGAAGGGCGATCTCATCTTTAACCTGGTAGACCTCCCTGCCGGTAACTTTCTCCGGAAAGAGAACAACCACTTTACGATCAGCTTCCTCTCCCGCATAGATCCGAAAAAAGGACTGGACATCCTGCTGCACGCCCTCTCTAAAGTACCCTTCTCTTATAAACTGCAGATAGCTGGTTCAGGAGAAGAAACTTACCTCAGGGAACTGTCCCGGATAGTGGCAGACCTGGAAATGGAGGATAAAGTAGAGTGGGCAGGATGGAAGAACAACGAAGATAAATTCACCTTCCTTGCTGAATCCGATCTGTTCGCCCTCACTTCTCACAACGAAAACTTTGCACTTGTAGTGGTAGAGTCGCTGGCTGTAGGTACCCCGGTTTTGCTGAGTGAACATGTGGGCTTGTCAAAATATGTGGATGAGAACCGCCTGGGATGGATCACCGGTATTGATGATGTGGAAGAGGTGCGCTCGCAGCTGACAGCAGCTTACAGCAACTGGGAGGAACGCAGGCGGATCCGCAAAGATGCAGGAGCGATCATCTACCATGATTTTAATGAAACAAAACTGGCTACAGATTACGTAACCATGTACAAGCAATTAAGCTAA
- a CDS encoding glycosyltransferase family 2 protein — MSKLVSIVIPVYNGQEYIHETLDSILGQTYKNYELIVVDGASSDKTMEILERKRGLIDVLISEKDEGMYDALRKGFNKANGDYLCYINADDRLLPYALEKVVQKFEEEDCDLVFGDVNYINETGNIIFSYKGVNFNHKAIRSIRRVPFAQQSSFWTREIYDRNGGFDKSLKYVADSKFLLSVCLDPGVIKGYVPLPLGEYRLHGNSFSVSVTDKMVHEHHRMMAEFNLGGTSVSRYFYEMVAKVLNLKGIFKKLTYKGAKF; from the coding sequence ATGTCAAAATTAGTATCAATCGTTATTCCCGTATACAATGGGCAGGAGTATATCCATGAAACACTGGATAGCATATTGGGCCAGACCTACAAGAATTACGAACTCATTGTGGTGGATGGGGCATCCTCAGACAAAACGATGGAAATACTGGAAAGGAAAAGGGGCCTGATAGATGTACTGATCTCCGAAAAGGACGAAGGCATGTACGATGCCCTGAGGAAAGGATTCAACAAAGCGAACGGTGATTACCTCTGCTATATCAATGCGGACGATCGCCTGCTGCCCTACGCTTTGGAAAAGGTGGTGCAGAAGTTTGAAGAGGAAGATTGTGATCTGGTGTTCGGCGATGTGAACTACATCAATGAAACAGGCAATATCATCTTCTCCTACAAAGGTGTCAACTTCAATCATAAAGCTATCCGCAGTATCCGCAGGGTGCCTTTTGCACAGCAAAGTTCCTTCTGGACGAGAGAGATCTATGACCGCAACGGCGGTTTTGATAAATCGCTGAAATATGTGGCAGACTCCAAGTTCCTTTTATCTGTTTGCCTGGACCCCGGCGTGATCAAAGGATATGTGCCTTTGCCTTTGGGAGAGTACCGCCTGCATGGCAATTCTTTTTCCGTATCCGTAACAGATAAAATGGTGCATGAGCATCACCGCATGATGGCAGAATTCAACCTGGGTGGTACTTCTGTTTCCAGGTATTTCTATGAAATGGTGGCCAAGGTATTGAACCTGAAGGGCATCTTTAAGAAGCTCACATACAAAGGCGCAAAATTCTAA
- a CDS encoding acyltransferase, whose product MSTQPLFHEKTDARTGKVKMYRDNPLYFLRRSNISLYKSFLLYLYYSIAIWLPDPPRPIGGLCMSFRTFLASRIFHRSGRHIKIGRNVHFGSGKHVEIGDYTGLNTNCWIGNDTIIGSDVMFGPDVSILSGGHNFERIDIPMREQGATPRRPVVIGDDVWIGTRVIILPGVHIGSHSIIGAGAVVTKDVPEYAIVAGNPATIKKFRNQ is encoded by the coding sequence ATGTCAACGCAACCATTATTTCACGAGAAAACAGACGCCAGAACAGGCAAGGTGAAAATGTACAGGGATAATCCCCTTTACTTTTTGCGCAGGTCTAATATTTCCCTGTATAAAAGCTTTTTACTCTATCTCTATTACAGCATTGCCATCTGGCTGCCTGATCCCCCACGGCCTATTGGTGGATTATGCATGTCCTTCCGCACCTTCCTGGCTTCGCGCATTTTTCACCGCAGCGGCAGGCACATCAAGATCGGCAGGAATGTACACTTTGGCAGTGGTAAACATGTAGAGATAGGCGATTACACGGGCCTGAACACCAACTGCTGGATCGGTAATGATACCATCATTGGCAGCGATGTAATGTTTGGCCCGGATGTGAGCATTCTCTCCGGCGGCCATAATTTCGAACGTATTGATATTCCCATGCGCGAACAGGGTGCAACACCCAGGAGGCCGGTAGTGATAGGAGATGATGTGTGGATAGGTACCCGGGTGATCATTCTGCCCGGTGTGCATATAGGCTCACATTCCATTATTGGCGCAGGTGCCGTAGTTACGAAAGACGTACCGGAATATGCCATCGTAGCAGGTAATCCCGCTACCATTAAAAAATTCAGAAACCAATAA
- a CDS encoding glycosyltransferase family 4 protein has translation MNILFFTNISPFPQNGGEKLRSYYLLKVLSELGHQVFAIIGNEEKADLQEYRIEGVEFFTHEEKALGLADRLTGRHHFQRTASVLQLFEKIIQNRKIDLAFLDYGYIGQYISYFRNRRIPVILGTHNAQALHTQQVPAKGFVKKLRRSQLVAVEKLHERKYFNQAAAVLVVSEVDKAYHRSFIDPSKLFVIPNFLDEREYELDVVRDPNVLVMTANFSMYMNYEGLKWFVENVWNDELAARFQLLLVGRHSKEALKKLKGTEEWKNIKAIGKVPDVKPFIGMASGVIIPLLHGSGTRLKCLEAMALKTPVISTAKGVEGVRSENFIIANTAEGFKNALLTFNGKGQHLGTLLREDFMQEYSAAVNKKRMEEIINAQLLPQ, from the coding sequence ATGAACATCTTATTCTTTACCAATATTTCTCCATTTCCGCAAAACGGCGGCGAAAAGCTCCGGAGCTATTACCTGCTGAAAGTACTGTCTGAACTCGGCCACCAGGTATTTGCCATCATCGGTAATGAAGAAAAGGCGGACCTGCAGGAGTACCGGATAGAAGGCGTGGAGTTCTTTACGCATGAAGAAAAAGCACTGGGCCTGGCAGACCGGCTAACAGGCAGGCATCACTTTCAACGCACGGCTTCCGTATTACAATTGTTTGAAAAGATCATCCAGAACAGGAAAATAGATCTTGCTTTCCTGGACTATGGTTACATCGGTCAATACATCAGTTATTTCAGGAACCGGCGTATTCCCGTAATCCTGGGCACCCATAATGCGCAGGCACTGCACACGCAGCAGGTGCCTGCGAAGGGTTTTGTGAAAAAGCTGAGAAGGTCGCAACTGGTAGCCGTGGAAAAACTGCACGAAAGGAAATATTTCAACCAGGCCGCCGCCGTACTGGTGGTGAGCGAAGTAGATAAAGCCTACCACAGATCGTTCATCGATCCTTCAAAGCTCTTTGTGATCCCCAACTTCCTGGACGAGAGAGAGTATGAGCTGGATGTAGTAAGGGATCCGAATGTGTTGGTGATGACCGCTAATTTTTCCATGTACATGAACTATGAAGGGTTGAAATGGTTCGTGGAAAATGTATGGAACGATGAACTGGCTGCACGTTTCCAGTTATTGCTGGTAGGCCGGCATTCCAAAGAAGCCCTGAAAAAGCTGAAAGGAACGGAAGAATGGAAGAACATTAAAGCAATAGGCAAAGTGCCGGATGTAAAACCTTTCATCGGCATGGCCAGTGGCGTGATCATTCCTTTACTCCATGGCAGTGGTACCCGTTTAAAATGCCTGGAGGCCATGGCACTCAAAACACCCGTGATCAGCACGGCCAAAGGAGTAGAAGGGGTGCGGAGCGAAAACTTCATTATCGCTAATACAGCGGAAGGTTTTAAGAACGCCCTGCTCACCTTTAATGGTAAGGGGCAGCATTTAGGCACCTTACTCCGCGAAGATTTTATGCAGGAATACAGCGCAGCCGTGAATAAGAAGAGAATGGAAGAGATCATTAATGCACAACTGTTACCGCAATGA
- a CDS encoding lipopolysaccharide biosynthesis protein has product MQAANRVVLNTGFLYGKMLISMFIALYATRLVLNALGVEDYGIFNLVSGIVAMLSFLNSSMTMSTQRYMSFFLGAGDEQKLKTAFNSSVWLHLAIGIVVVGLLEIAGLYLFSNVLNIPAARLPAAKLIFHFMALSAFFTIISVPYDAIINTHENMFLVAVLGILESVVKLSIAICLQYVATDKLILYGAVLALLTVALLLAKRVYCALKYKESKMSVRDFDRQLLKEMFAYSGWGMIGASGVIAKTQGVAMILNVFFGAVINAAFAIANQVNAQLSFFAVTMLQSLNPQLVKSEGSGNRERMIMLSMMACKFSFYLMAFFAIPALIEMPFVLKLWLNNIPEHTVIFCRLIIVASLAYQLSAGLQMAVHAVGRIGKYQVIMSILLLLNLPGAYLLLKAGWPPASVLVLSIFIECVITAYRIFAAKRHTGMPVADFLRRVVLNAMLPVVLATLFSLVPYYFMEEGFARLLCTGIITVVSLTLFIRLMGLTPYEKEKLEGIIFKVMSKVHPRLAVPKAN; this is encoded by the coding sequence ATGCAGGCAGCCAACAGGGTAGTTTTAAATACAGGATTCCTATACGGAAAGATGCTCATTTCCATGTTCATTGCATTGTATGCAACGAGGCTGGTGCTGAATGCATTGGGTGTGGAGGATTACGGCATCTTTAACCTGGTAAGCGGTATTGTGGCCATGCTGTCTTTTCTGAACAGCTCCATGACCATGTCCACCCAGCGGTATATGTCCTTTTTCCTGGGAGCAGGCGATGAGCAGAAACTGAAAACTGCCTTTAACTCCAGTGTATGGCTGCATCTTGCGATAGGTATTGTGGTTGTGGGCCTGCTGGAAATAGCGGGCCTCTACCTGTTCAGTAATGTGCTGAACATCCCGGCAGCAAGATTGCCTGCCGCTAAGCTCATCTTTCACTTTATGGCACTGAGTGCTTTCTTCACTATTATATCTGTTCCTTATGATGCGATCATCAATACACATGAGAACATGTTCCTCGTGGCAGTATTGGGCATCCTGGAATCTGTGGTGAAGCTCAGTATTGCCATATGCCTGCAATACGTGGCAACGGATAAGCTGATCCTGTATGGTGCTGTGCTGGCATTGCTCACGGTAGCATTGCTCCTGGCAAAGCGGGTGTACTGCGCCCTGAAATACAAAGAAAGCAAAATGAGCGTGCGTGATTTTGACAGGCAATTGCTGAAAGAAATGTTTGCTTATTCCGGCTGGGGTATGATAGGTGCATCCGGTGTAATTGCTAAAACACAGGGTGTGGCCATGATCCTGAACGTTTTCTTTGGCGCGGTGATCAATGCAGCCTTTGCTATTGCCAACCAGGTGAACGCACAACTCAGTTTTTTTGCAGTGACCATGTTGCAATCCCTGAACCCGCAACTGGTGAAAAGCGAAGGCAGTGGTAACAGGGAAAGGATGATCATGCTGTCTATGATGGCCTGTAAGTTCTCTTTTTACCTGATGGCCTTCTTTGCCATTCCTGCACTGATCGAAATGCCTTTTGTGTTAAAGCTCTGGCTGAATAACATTCCTGAACATACTGTTATCTTCTGCCGGCTCATCATTGTAGCCTCCCTGGCTTACCAGTTGTCTGCCGGTTTACAGATGGCGGTACATGCTGTTGGAAGGATAGGGAAATACCAGGTGATCATGAGCATCCTGCTGCTGCTAAACCTGCCCGGCGCTTATCTTTTGCTGAAAGCAGGATGGCCGCCGGCTTCTGTATTGGTATTGAGCATATTCATTGAATGTGTGATCACGGCTTACAGGATCTTCGCGGCAAAACGGCATACGGGCATGCCAGTAGCCGATTTTCTGCGCAGGGTAGTGCTGAATGCCATGCTGCCGGTAGTACTGGCCACATTGTTCTCCCTGGTCCCTTACTATTTCATGGAAGAAGGATTTGCCCGCCTTTTATGTACCGGTATCATAACAGTGGTGAGCCTGACCTTATTTATCCGCCTCATGGGCTTAACGCCTTATGAAAAGGAAAAACTGGAAGGGATCATTTTTAAAGTAATGTCTAAAGTACATCCCCGGCTGGCTGTACCTAAAGCGAATTAA